One Bacillus amyloliquefaciens DSM 7 = ATCC 23350 DNA window includes the following coding sequences:
- a CDS encoding class III lanthipeptide — translation MKEVLVLQQFDEKSEVEPTAWTVTLTTISVTLSTLSNHC, via the coding sequence ATGAAAGAGGTGCTGGTACTTCAACAATTTGATGAAAAATCTGAAGTGGAGCCTACGGCATGGACTGTTACTCTAACAACTATTTCAGTTACATTATCTACCCTTAGTAATCATTGCTAA
- a CDS encoding tRNA dihydrouridine synthase, translating to MIDNFWRELPRPFFVLAPMEDVTDVVFRHVVSEAGRPDVFFTEFTNSESYCHPDGRDSVRGRLTFTEDEQPMVAHIWGDKPENFRQMSIGMAELGFKGLDINMGCPVPNVAGNGKGSGLICRPEVAAELIQAAKAGGLPVSVKTRLGYTDVDEWRGWLTHVLKQDIANLSIHLRTRAEMSKVDAHWELIPEIKNLRDEIAPDTLLTINGDIPDRETGLKLAEQYGVDGIMIGRGIFTNPFAFEKEPREHSSKELLDLLRLHLDLHDKYSKLEARPYKPLPRFFKIYLRGFRGASELRNQCMNTKSTDEVRALLDDFERKYLDGMEQQ from the coding sequence ATGATAGATAATTTCTGGCGTGAATTGCCACGGCCATTTTTTGTGCTGGCACCAATGGAAGATGTGACGGATGTTGTTTTCCGCCATGTCGTAAGTGAAGCAGGCAGGCCTGATGTGTTTTTTACTGAGTTTACAAACTCAGAAAGCTATTGTCATCCGGATGGAAGGGATAGTGTCCGCGGCCGTTTGACTTTCACGGAGGATGAACAGCCGATGGTTGCCCACATATGGGGAGACAAGCCTGAAAACTTTCGTCAAATGAGCATTGGGATGGCGGAATTAGGGTTTAAAGGCCTGGATATCAATATGGGCTGTCCCGTACCTAATGTGGCGGGGAACGGAAAGGGAAGCGGCCTGATCTGCCGTCCTGAAGTTGCAGCCGAATTAATACAAGCAGCGAAAGCGGGAGGACTGCCGGTAAGTGTGAAGACCAGACTTGGCTACACGGATGTAGACGAATGGCGCGGCTGGCTGACACACGTATTGAAGCAGGATATTGCCAATCTTTCCATTCATCTTCGTACCAGAGCGGAAATGAGTAAAGTAGATGCGCATTGGGAGCTGATCCCGGAAATCAAGAACCTTCGTGACGAGATAGCGCCAGATACCCTTTTGACGATCAATGGGGACATTCCTGACCGGGAAACCGGCTTAAAACTTGCCGAACAATACGGTGTTGATGGGATTATGATCGGACGAGGTATTTTTACAAATCCATTCGCCTTTGAAAAGGAGCCGAGAGAGCATAGCAGTAAGGAATTGCTTGATCTTTTAAGGCTGCATCTGGATCTTCACGATAAATATTCAAAATTAGAAGCACGTCCATACAAACCTCTTCCTCGCTTTTTCAAGATTTATCTCCGCGGATTTCGAGGAGCAAGTGAATTAAGAAATCAATGCATGAACACAAAGTCAACAGATGAAGTGCGTGCATTGCTCGATGACTTTGAGAGAAAGTATCTTGATGGGATGGAGCAGCAGTGA
- a CDS encoding class III lanthipeptide, producing MRDVLELQQLSEGTEVEASKGKGGLLTLITTVVGTSTISNNCG from the coding sequence ATGAGAGATGTATTGGAACTTCAACAACTGAGTGAAGGAACTGAAGTAGAAGCTTCAAAAGGCAAAGGCGGCTTACTTACACTAATCACAACGGTAGTTGGCACATCTACTATTAGCAACAACTGCGGATAA
- a CDS encoding class III lanthipeptide: protein MKDVLELQQLNEGTEVEASKGKGGLLTLITTIVGSSTISNNC from the coding sequence ATGAAAGATGTATTGGAACTTCAACAACTGAATGAAGGAACTGAAGTAGAAGCTTCAAAAGGCAAAGGTGGCTTACTTACACTAATCACAACGATAGTTGGCTCATCTACTATTAGCAACAACTGTTAA
- a CDS encoding class III lanthipeptide, with protein sequence MRDVLELQQLNEGTEVEASKGKGGLLTLITTVVGTSTISNNCG encoded by the coding sequence ATGAGAGATGTATTGGAACTTCAACAACTGAATGAAGGAACTGAAGTAGAAGCTTCAAAAGGCAAAGGTGGCTTACTTACACTAATCACAACGGTAGTTGGCACATCTACTATTAGCAATAACTGCGGATAA
- a CDS encoding class III lanthipeptide, giving the protein MRDVLELQQLNEGTEVEASKGKGGLLTLITTVVGTSTISNNC; this is encoded by the coding sequence ATGAGAGATGTATTGGAACTTCAACAACTAAATGAAGGAACTGAAGTAGAAGCTTCAAAAGGCAAAGGCGGCTTACTTACACTAATCACAACGGTAGTTGGCACATCTACTATTAGCAACAACTGCTAA
- the acoB gene encoding acetoin:2,6-dichlorophenolindophenol oxidoreductase subunit beta: MARVISMSDAINEAMKLAMRRDENVLLIGEDVAGGAAVDHLQDDEAWGGVLGVTKGLVQEFGRSRVLDTPISEAGYMGAAMAAASTGLRPIAELMFNDFIGTCFDQVINQGAKFRYMFGGKAQVPITVRTTYGAGFRAAAQHSQALYGLFTSIPGLKTVVPSNPYDAKGLLLAAIEDNDPVFFFEDKTSYSMKGEVPEGYYTIPLGKADIKREGGDITLFAIGKQVNTALEAAAQLSEKGIEAEVLDPRSLSPLDEEAIFTSLEKTNRLIIIDEANPRCSIATDIATIVADKGFDLLDAPIKRITAPHTPVPFSPVLEDQYLPTSDQIVSVTLELLGEPAMN, encoded by the coding sequence ATGGCGAGAGTCATAAGCATGTCAGACGCGATCAATGAAGCAATGAAGCTTGCGATGAGAAGAGACGAAAATGTGCTTTTAATCGGTGAGGATGTCGCCGGGGGAGCGGCTGTCGATCATTTACAGGATGATGAAGCATGGGGCGGTGTACTGGGGGTCACAAAGGGGCTCGTACAGGAATTCGGACGCAGCCGAGTGCTGGACACACCGATTTCCGAGGCGGGCTACATGGGTGCGGCTATGGCTGCGGCATCAACCGGGCTGAGACCGATTGCGGAGCTGATGTTTAATGATTTTATCGGCACGTGCTTTGACCAGGTGATCAACCAAGGGGCGAAATTCCGCTATATGTTCGGCGGAAAAGCGCAAGTGCCGATTACCGTCCGCACCACATACGGAGCTGGGTTCCGGGCAGCTGCCCAGCATTCACAGGCGCTGTATGGCCTTTTCACCAGCATCCCGGGTCTGAAGACAGTTGTTCCGTCCAATCCGTATGACGCCAAAGGCCTGCTGCTGGCGGCAATAGAAGACAATGATCCGGTATTCTTTTTTGAAGACAAAACGTCCTACAGCATGAAAGGCGAGGTGCCGGAAGGATATTATACAATCCCGCTCGGAAAAGCGGATATCAAACGTGAAGGCGGCGACATCACGCTGTTTGCAATCGGCAAACAGGTCAATACCGCGCTTGAAGCGGCCGCACAGCTTTCTGAGAAAGGCATCGAGGCTGAGGTGCTTGATCCCCGAAGTCTGTCTCCTTTGGATGAGGAAGCGATTTTCACATCGTTAGAAAAAACAAACCGGCTGATCATCATTGACGAAGCCAATCCGCGCTGCAGCATCGCTACGGATATTGCAACGATTGTCGCCGACAAGGGCTTTGATTTGCTTGATGCGCCGATTAAACGAATTACAGCGCCGCATACACCAGTACCGTTTTCGCCAGTGCTTGAAGATCAATATTTGCCGACATCAGATCAAATTGTCAGCGTCACGCTTGAATTGCTTGGCGAGCCGGCAATGAATTAA
- a CDS encoding YfzA family protein, which translates to MDKVNKKRPLYKRSWFQTVLAFLVSQLYFNFVELTGWGPKYREMNGFPANIVELDFFQKYLSFYENPWFNIVTVFLGVFTVIQIITGITKDIRN; encoded by the coding sequence ATGGATAAAGTAAACAAAAAACGACCGTTATATAAAAGAAGTTGGTTTCAAACGGTTTTGGCATTTTTAGTTTCACAGCTTTATTTTAATTTTGTAGAATTAACGGGATGGGGTCCTAAGTATAGAGAAATGAATGGCTTCCCAGCAAACATAGTTGAACTGGATTTCTTTCAAAAATATCTTTCATTCTATGAAAATCCATGGTTTAATATTGTCACTGTTTTCTTAGGGGTTTTCACTGTTATACAAATAATCACCGGTATAACAAAGGATATTCGAAATTAA
- the acoA gene encoding acetoin:2,6-dichlorophenolindophenol oxidoreductase subunit alpha, with amino-acid sequence MELLKREGLSLTEEKALWMYQKMLEIRGFEDKVHELFAQGVLPGFVHLYAGEEAVAVGVCAHLHDGDSITSTHRGHGHCIAKGCDLDGMMAEIFGKATGLCKGKGGSMHIADLNKGMLGANGIVGGGFTLACGSALTAKYKQTNNVSVCFFGDGANNQGTFHEGLNLAAVWNLPVVFVAENNGYGEATTFEYASACDSIADRAAAYNMPGVKVDGKDILAVYQAAEEAIERARNGGGPSLIECMTYRNYGHFEGDAQTYKTKDERTEHIKEKDAIQGFKNYLLKETDANKLSDIEQRVSESIEKAVSFSEDSPYPKESELLTDVYVSYEKGGM; translated from the coding sequence ATGGAATTGTTAAAACGAGAAGGCTTGTCATTAACTGAGGAAAAAGCGCTGTGGATGTACCAAAAGATGCTGGAAATCAGGGGCTTTGAAGACAAAGTTCATGAACTGTTCGCACAGGGAGTGCTTCCCGGATTCGTCCATTTGTATGCCGGTGAGGAAGCGGTAGCTGTAGGGGTGTGCGCTCATTTACATGATGGCGACAGTATTACAAGCACGCACAGGGGACATGGCCATTGTATCGCCAAAGGCTGTGATCTGGATGGCATGATGGCGGAAATATTCGGGAAAGCGACCGGACTGTGTAAAGGAAAGGGCGGTTCAATGCACATTGCCGATCTCAATAAAGGGATGCTAGGGGCAAATGGAATCGTCGGGGGCGGATTTACGCTCGCATGCGGCTCAGCGCTCACCGCTAAATATAAACAGACTAACAATGTAAGCGTTTGCTTTTTTGGAGACGGAGCAAATAACCAAGGCACCTTCCATGAAGGGCTGAACTTAGCGGCAGTATGGAACCTTCCTGTCGTATTTGTTGCCGAAAACAACGGCTACGGCGAAGCCACAACATTTGAGTACGCGTCAGCCTGTGATTCAATCGCTGATCGGGCGGCTGCCTATAACATGCCGGGGGTCAAGGTGGACGGAAAAGATATTTTAGCAGTTTACCAGGCAGCCGAGGAAGCGATAGAAAGAGCAAGAAACGGCGGTGGCCCGTCTTTGATTGAATGTATGACCTACAGAAACTACGGCCATTTCGAAGGAGATGCCCAAACCTATAAAACAAAGGATGAAAGGACTGAGCATATTAAAGAAAAGGATGCGATTCAAGGCTTTAAAAACTATCTTTTAAAAGAAACAGATGCCAATAAACTGTCCGACATCGAACAGCGTGTCAGCGAATCGATTGAAAAAGCCGTCTCGTTCAGTGAAGACAGTCCATATCCGAAAGAGTCAGAGCTGTTGACAGACGTCTACGTGTCATATGAAAAAGGAGGAATGTGA
- a CDS encoding class III lanthipeptide, with translation MNNVLALQQLNNSAEVEPQVGPTITTITVIPTMVISLISNYCDNHAS, from the coding sequence ATGAATAACGTATTAGCATTACAACAATTAAATAATAGTGCCGAGGTGGAACCGCAAGTGGGACCAACGATAACAACTATTACAGTAATACCTACAATGGTTATATCCTTAATAAGTAATTATTGCGACAATCATGCTTCATAA
- a CDS encoding class III lanthipeptide: MNEVLELQQLSKGSEVETAGWTLLTTLIGTSTISNSCNK; the protein is encoded by the coding sequence ATGAATGAAGTACTAGAGTTGCAACAATTGAGTAAAGGTTCAGAAGTAGAAACAGCTGGGTGGACACTTCTAACAACACTCATCGGTACATCTACTATTAGCAATAGCTGTAATAAATAA
- a CDS encoding DUF6884 domain-containing protein, which produces MKRLCIIPCGKKKIWDIHPDTGPIRAEDAYLSPFHQACERYAKAFFDEWVILSAKHGFLRPDDTVPENYDVTFGTGHPEIMTAEELRRQFYEKGFSNTKELIMLGGKKYRSVLNAVIGEHQHLSWPLSSYKGIGYMLQALNRAVEEKQEL; this is translated from the coding sequence ATGAAACGACTATGCATCATCCCATGCGGCAAGAAAAAAATATGGGACATCCATCCGGATACAGGGCCGATAAGGGCGGAAGACGCTTATCTCAGCCCGTTTCATCAGGCGTGCGAGCGGTATGCGAAAGCATTTTTCGATGAGTGGGTGATTTTGTCGGCGAAGCATGGATTCCTTCGTCCTGATGATACCGTTCCCGAAAATTACGATGTTACTTTTGGAACAGGCCATCCGGAGATCATGACAGCGGAGGAGCTGCGCCGCCAATTTTATGAAAAGGGCTTTTCTAATACAAAAGAGCTTATCATGCTTGGCGGGAAAAAATACCGAAGCGTCCTAAACGCCGTCATCGGAGAACATCAGCATCTCAGCTGGCCTCTGTCCTCGTACAAAGGGATTGGCTACATGCTTCAAGCGCTGAATCGGGCAGTTGAAGAAAAGCAAGAACTGTAG